A genome region from Vibrio tapetis subsp. tapetis includes the following:
- the pckA gene encoding phosphoenolpyruvate carboxykinase (ATP), protein MTVMEHTKAAQLDLTKYGINGVTEVLRNPSFDQLFEEETRPELEGYEKGVVTELGAVAVDTGIFTGRSPKDKYIVKDETTRDTMWWSDQGKNDNKPIDLKVWNELKQLVTTQLSGKRLFVIDGYCGTNDDTRLRIRVITEVAWQAHFVKNMFIRPSDEELATFEPDFVVMNGAKTTNEKWQEHGLHSENFTVFNLTEKMQLIGGTWYGGEMKKGMFAMMNYFLPLRDIASMHCSANVGEEGDVAVFFGLSGTGKTTLSTDPKRQLIGDDEHGWDDEGIFNFEGGCYAKTIRLSKEAEPDIYNAIRRDALLENVTVRNDGSIDFDDGSKTENTRVSYPIHHIDNIVKPVSKAGHAEKVIFLTADAFGVLPPVAKLTPEQTKYHFLSGFTAKLAGTERGITEPTPTFSAAFGAAFLTLHPTKYAEVLVKRMEAAGAQAYLVNTGWNGTGKRISIQDTRGIIDAILDGSIDNADTTQIPVFNLEVPTDLPGVDKGILDPRDTYVDPLQWDSKAEDLAQRFIKNFAQYTDNDEGKSLVAAGPQLD, encoded by the coding sequence ATGACTGTTATGGAACATACTAAGGCTGCACAACTAGATCTAACTAAATACGGTATTAATGGCGTAACTGAAGTTCTACGGAATCCAAGTTTTGACCAATTATTCGAAGAAGAGACACGACCAGAGCTCGAAGGCTACGAAAAAGGCGTAGTCACTGAGCTTGGTGCTGTTGCTGTTGATACCGGTATTTTTACAGGTCGCTCACCAAAAGATAAGTACATCGTTAAAGATGAAACCACTCGCGATACCATGTGGTGGTCTGATCAAGGTAAAAACGATAATAAACCTATCGACCTAAAAGTATGGAATGAGTTAAAACAACTCGTAACTACCCAGCTTTCAGGTAAACGTCTTTTTGTTATTGATGGCTATTGTGGCACCAATGACGACACACGACTTAGAATTCGTGTCATAACAGAAGTAGCGTGGCAAGCGCACTTCGTGAAAAACATGTTCATTCGTCCAAGCGACGAAGAACTTGCTACTTTCGAGCCTGATTTCGTTGTCATGAATGGTGCAAAAACCACGAATGAAAAATGGCAAGAACACGGCCTGCATTCTGAAAACTTCACTGTGTTTAACTTAACTGAAAAAATGCAGTTAATCGGCGGTACTTGGTACGGCGGTGAAATGAAGAAAGGCATGTTCGCAATGATGAACTACTTCCTGCCTCTTCGTGATATCGCGTCTATGCACTGTAGCGCTAACGTAGGTGAAGAAGGCGATGTTGCGGTATTCTTTGGCCTGTCTGGCACAGGTAAAACAACGCTGTCTACCGATCCTAAACGCCAACTGATCGGCGACGATGAGCACGGTTGGGATGACGAAGGTATCTTCAACTTCGAAGGCGGCTGTTACGCGAAAACAATTCGCCTTTCTAAAGAAGCTGAACCAGACATCTACAATGCCATTCGTCGTGATGCACTGTTAGAAAACGTTACGGTTCGCAACGATGGCTCTATCGACTTTGATGATGGTTCTAAGACTGAAAACACGCGTGTTTCTTACCCAATTCATCACATTGATAACATCGTGAAGCCAGTTTCTAAAGCAGGCCATGCTGAAAAAGTGATTTTCCTTACTGCGGATGCATTTGGTGTGCTTCCTCCAGTAGCGAAACTCACCCCAGAACAAACGAAGTACCATTTCCTTTCTGGTTTTACCGCTAAGTTAGCAGGTACTGAACGTGGCATCACAGAACCTACGCCAACCTTCTCTGCTGCATTTGGTGCTGCATTCCTTACTTTGCATCCAACCAAATACGCTGAAGTTTTAGTGAAACGCATGGAAGCTGCGGGCGCTCAAGCTTACTTGGTGAATACCGGCTGGAACGGCACAGGCAAACGTATCTCGATTCAAGATACTCGCGGCATCATTGACGCCATTTTGGATGGCTCAATTGACAACGCAGACACCACTCAAATCCCTGTGTTTAATCTAGAAGTTCCAACGGATCTTCCTGGTGTAGATAAAGGCATTCTTGACCCACGTGATACCTATGTTGACCCACTACAATGGGACAGCAAAGCAGAAGACTTGGCTCAACGCTTTATCAAAAACTTCGCTCAATACACTGATAATGACGAAGGTAAATCACTTGTTGCCGCAGGGCCTCAATTAGATTAA
- a CDS encoding AsmA family protein, which produces MRKALALIILMFSLMLISILILFASLHTRYATPVVNFIFKYASSQTIRADLIEYQSPYHFTFHGLELSTSPEPLYIETAQLWLNQGLVSQGKLAIDSLLLSGFQLQQGMPEITPSPYVSIAQVAVDHLDYSDDALIIRDLSFQIKQPEYQPSSSWPVRGEIQLSAEQLYWNNEAFDNVLVDADVLEDGAKIYGLSFKWRQADIKTQAEWLNNQWHLINASIKGLQLSHSQWMEVNSNQIFEQLSTPVFIERLDVLSTTITSDVFSLTAADITLDNIQYPVKVWQQDGRVSLNAENITLGNQTLLEPTLSLQLTENKIAIDDLNVGFKRGYIQLQGSLDPNAISLNNLTVSGVEWLIENEADQRNSFESDLTGLNLKSLIPELNNYHHPEFVAIKRLRIKRSQFINLASEPKRQVSGLNISGDDLLLVKDSQLGLWSGNLTLSANSASIGELIASQSLIEAHAEDGISYLDKLVVPLQHGLMRAQGKMDFTQLSQPWQLKFQSDGFPLQTLGYWRTIPLGMKGLAEVEFDLNGLAGDEAMLNYSLSGFANVSLRDASIEPAFEQIMNPKPDQPVLTSPITVGDFSLKMKRGDIELTSTKIQGKDFTGQLKGSLDLVANDIGKLTLSLASRCGQLRVDLLTKQQEINNAECKTGAVQTEKVIIPFE; this is translated from the coding sequence ATGAGAAAAGCTCTTGCACTTATCATCCTGATGTTCAGCTTAATGCTTATCTCTATACTGATTTTATTTGCGAGTCTGCATACTCGGTACGCTACGCCCGTTGTTAACTTCATTTTTAAATACGCGTCATCACAAACCATTCGTGCAGACCTGATCGAGTATCAGTCTCCTTATCACTTCACTTTTCATGGTCTAGAGCTTTCAACCTCCCCAGAACCCCTTTATATAGAAACCGCACAACTTTGGTTGAATCAAGGTCTAGTCTCACAAGGTAAACTGGCAATAGACAGCCTGCTTTTAAGTGGTTTTCAATTACAACAAGGCATGCCTGAAATCACGCCATCACCTTACGTTTCTATTGCGCAAGTAGCCGTGGATCATTTGGATTATTCAGACGACGCCTTGATCATCCGCGATCTGAGCTTTCAAATAAAGCAGCCAGAATATCAACCCTCCTCATCCTGGCCGGTGCGTGGCGAAATTCAACTTTCAGCCGAACAGTTGTATTGGAACAACGAAGCGTTTGATAACGTGTTAGTTGATGCGGATGTGCTGGAAGACGGTGCGAAAATTTATGGTTTGTCTTTTAAATGGCGCCAAGCCGACATTAAGACTCAGGCGGAATGGCTAAACAACCAATGGCATCTCATTAATGCTTCGATTAAGGGCTTACAGCTAAGCCACTCTCAATGGATGGAAGTAAATTCAAATCAAATATTTGAACAGCTCAGCACACCCGTTTTCATTGAAAGGCTAGACGTGCTTTCAACAACGATTACCAGCGACGTGTTTTCATTGACCGCCGCAGATATCACATTAGACAACATTCAATACCCAGTTAAGGTTTGGCAACAAGATGGCCGTGTGTCTCTCAATGCTGAAAACATCACTCTAGGAAATCAAACGCTACTCGAACCGACATTAAGCCTGCAGTTAACCGAGAATAAAATTGCAATCGATGATCTTAATGTTGGCTTCAAACGAGGTTATATACAGCTTCAGGGTTCCCTAGATCCAAATGCTATTTCGCTCAATAATTTAACCGTTTCTGGTGTGGAATGGTTAATAGAAAATGAGGCAGATCAGCGTAATTCGTTTGAGTCTGACCTCACCGGATTGAACTTAAAATCGCTTATCCCAGAGCTCAACAATTACCACCATCCAGAATTTGTTGCTATAAAGCGATTACGCATTAAACGCAGCCAATTCATTAATTTAGCCAGCGAGCCTAAACGTCAAGTCTCAGGATTAAACATCTCTGGTGATGATTTACTCTTGGTCAAGGACAGTCAGCTAGGTTTATGGAGCGGTAACCTAACCTTATCAGCTAATAGCGCGAGCATTGGAGAGTTAATCGCTTCCCAATCGCTCATTGAAGCACACGCCGAAGATGGCATTAGTTATCTAGACAAGCTCGTTGTGCCACTGCAGCACGGACTAATGCGCGCACAAGGTAAAATGGATTTCACACAACTCAGCCAGCCATGGCAGCTTAAATTTCAAAGTGACGGTTTTCCACTGCAAACTTTGGGCTACTGGCGAACTATCCCCTTGGGTATGAAAGGTCTGGCGGAAGTGGAATTCGATTTAAACGGATTAGCTGGCGACGAAGCTATGTTGAATTATTCTCTAAGCGGGTTTGCCAATGTCAGTTTACGTGATGCCAGTATTGAGCCTGCATTCGAGCAAATAATGAACCCTAAGCCTGATCAGCCCGTCCTTACCTCTCCTATTACGGTCGGTGACTTTAGCTTGAAAATGAAACGAGGTGACATCGAATTAACCAGTACCAAAATACAGGGCAAAGATTTCACTGGCCAATTAAAAGGCAGTCTCGACTTAGTCGCTAACGACATCGGGAAGCTGACCTTATCGCTAGCTAGTCGTTGTGGACAACTGCGTGTTGATTTACTCACTAAGCAGCAAGAAATCAACAACGCAGAATGTAAAACCGGCGCGGTTCAAACAGAGAAAGTCATTATTCCGTTTGAGTGA
- a CDS encoding bifunctional GNAT family N-acetyltransferase/hotdog fold thioesterase gives MFKLITPKTVNQQNKYYHFRWQMLREPWRMPIGSERDEYDEMSHHRMIVDGKGRPMAVGRLYITPDNEGQIRYMAVKPNRRNKGVGSLVLVALESFARQEGVKRLVINAREDAIKFYEKNGFESQGELNDERGPLRHQQMIKSLDPLANVLRRPEWCADLQQRWEQQIPISDKMGIKINQYTGYRFECAAQLNPNLNPHNTMFAGSAFTLATLTGWGMTWLLMKERGLEADIVLADSQIRYRHPVEHAPIAATSLDGISGDLDRLASGRKARVIISVTIFSGDQAAVEFVGTYMLLPNYRG, from the coding sequence ATGTTTAAACTGATCACGCCAAAAACGGTGAATCAACAGAATAAGTACTACCACTTTCGTTGGCAGATGCTAAGGGAGCCTTGGCGTATGCCAATTGGTTCTGAACGTGACGAATATGACGAAATGAGTCATCACCGTATGATTGTTGATGGCAAGGGTCGTCCAATGGCGGTGGGGCGCTTGTATATTACGCCGGATAACGAAGGGCAAATTCGTTATATGGCAGTAAAACCCAACCGAAGAAATAAAGGTGTAGGTTCTTTAGTGCTGGTGGCGTTGGAGTCGTTTGCGCGACAAGAAGGCGTGAAGCGATTAGTGATTAACGCGCGTGAAGATGCGATCAAATTTTATGAGAAAAATGGTTTTGAGAGCCAGGGCGAACTCAATGATGAAAGAGGTCCACTTCGCCATCAGCAAATGATCAAATCGTTAGATCCACTCGCTAATGTATTACGACGACCTGAATGGTGCGCCGATCTTCAGCAACGTTGGGAGCAACAAATTCCAATCAGTGACAAGATGGGCATTAAAATAAACCAGTACACGGGGTATCGGTTTGAGTGTGCAGCGCAGTTAAATCCGAATTTAAACCCACATAACACCATGTTTGCGGGCTCGGCATTTACTCTGGCAACGTTAACCGGCTGGGGTATGACCTGGCTTCTGATGAAAGAACGTGGACTTGAAGCGGATATCGTCTTAGCTGACAGCCAAATACGCTATCGCCATCCAGTGGAGCACGCGCCCATAGCCGCAACCTCATTAGATGGGATCAGTGGTGACTTAGATAGATTGGCATCAGGACGTAAAGCCCGTGTGATCATTAGCGTGACTATTTTCAGCGGAGATCAAGCCGCCGTTGAATTTGTCGGCACCTACATGTTGTTGCCGAATTATAGGGGGTAG
- the dtd gene encoding D-aminoacyl-tRNA deacylase: protein MIALIQRVSEASVKVDGEITGEIDHGLLVLLGVEKEDDEAKAKRLLERVLTYRIFEDEAGKMNLNVQQVNGSVLVVSQFTLPADTKKGTRPGFSKGANPTDAEHWYDFFADKCAETLNTQRGRFGADMKVSLVNDGPVTFWLQV, encoded by the coding sequence GTGATAGCACTGATACAGCGAGTAAGTGAAGCATCGGTCAAGGTAGACGGTGAAATTACCGGTGAAATAGACCACGGCTTACTGGTGTTGCTTGGCGTAGAAAAAGAAGACGATGAAGCGAAAGCAAAACGCTTATTAGAGCGAGTTCTGACTTATCGAATATTTGAAGATGAAGCCGGTAAAATGAACTTAAATGTTCAACAAGTGAACGGCAGTGTTTTGGTGGTGTCTCAATTTACATTACCCGCAGACACAAAAAAAGGCACGCGCCCAGGATTTTCTAAAGGCGCAAACCCAACCGATGCTGAGCATTGGTACGATTTTTTTGCTGATAAATGTGCTGAAACGCTCAACACACAACGAGGCCGCTTTGGCGCAGATATGAAAGTATCGCTAGTGAACGATGGCCCAGTAACGTTTTGGTTGCAGGTGTAG